The sequence below is a genomic window from Bosea sp. F3-2.
GCCTCCGCGCGCCATGAAGTGATCGGTCGCATGCACGGTTTCCCCGGCGAAGAGATCCGAGGCCGTGATGGTGATGGGCTGAGACGCCTCGAGCGGCACGCCGGCCGGCACGGTGACGAGGACACGCACCTCACGCGAGGAATCCGGGTCGACGGCCACGACCGGCCGCAGATCGGCAGTGGGAGCGACCCCGACCGCGTCGATGCGGATGCCCGGCAGACCGTCCACGGTGAGCGCGAAGGGGCGGACCTCCGGGCGCTTGTTGAGCAGGCGGACAGCATAGGCGTTGCGGATCGAGCCGTCGCTCAGCGTCACGAAGAGCGGCGCGCGCTCGTGCAGCACCGAGATATCGGCGGTGCGACGTGTCGCGAGCTGCCAGATCATGGCCCCGCCGACGACGAGGATCAGCGCCGCATAGATCAGCGTGCGCGTCCGCAGCGGGCGGTAGACGGGAGGCTTTCCGGCCATGCGCCGCTTGACGTTGATCTCGGTGTCATAGGCGATCAGCCGCTTGGGGCGGTCGATCTTGGTCATGACGGTGTCGCAGGCGTCGATGCACAGGCCGCACTGGATGCAGTCGAGCTGGGCGCCCTCGCGAATGTCGATGCCGACCGGGCAGACGGCGACGCATTGATGGCAGTCGATGCAGTCGCCGGCCGGCGCGCCCTGCGCCTTGAGCTTCTGCGCCTGCTTGACCGAGACGCGCGGCTCGCCGCGATCGTAGCGATAGGTGACGTTGAGCGCCTCATCGTCGGTCAGGGCCGCCTGGATGCGCGGCCAGGGGCACATGAACTTGCAGACCTGCTCGCGCATGATGCCGGCGAGCGAATAGGTGGTGAAGGTCAGGATCGCGATCCAGACATAGGCCGAGATCGGCGCGGTGAAAGTCGCAAGCTCACGCACCAGCGTGGGTGCATCGGCGAAATAGAGGACCCAGGCGCCACCGGTCCACCAGGCGATGACGAGCCAGACCGCGTGCTTGGCGCTCTTGCGCCAGAGCTTGTCGATAGTCCAGGGCGCCTCGTCGCGACGCATGCGCTCGCGCCGGTCGCCCTCGAAGAAGCGCTCGACGGCGAGAAAAAGGTCGGTCCAGACCGTCTGCGGGCAGAGATAGCCGCACCACACCCGGCCTGCGACGGCATTCATCAGGAACAGGGCGAAGGCCGCCATGATCAGCAGGCCGGTGAAGTAGTAGACCTCCTGCGGCCAGATCTCGATGAAGAAGAAGTAGAAGCGGTTATTGGCGAGATCGGCCAGCACCGCCTGGTTCGGCAGATGCGGGCCGCGATCCCAGCGCAGGAACGGCAGCAGGTAGTAGATGCCGAGGCAAAGGAACAGGATGAGCCACTTCGCGCGCCGGTACGGGCCGGAGACGCTCTGCGGATAGACCTTCCGCGACGCCGCGAAGAGCGGGATGTCGTCGGGATCGGCCTCGGCCGTACTCACGCTACTGCCCTCCCCCCAGCGAATGAACGTAGACGGTCAGCGCCTTCAGCGTCGTCTCGTCGAGGCGACCGCCCCAGGCCGGCATCACGCCGCCCCGGCTGTTGGTGATGGTCTCGGTCAGCGAGGCCACGTCCATGCCGTAGAGGCTGATCGCGTCGGTAAGGTTGGGCGCGCCCATCTCCTGGTTGCCCTTAGCCGCAGGGCCATGGCAGGCGGCGCAGTTGTCGGCGAAGAGCTTGCGCCCGAGCGCCAGGTTCGCCTTCGGCTCGGTCGACAGGCCGGCGAGCTCTCGGACATGGTTGGCGACGGCGTTGATCTCGTCGCGCTTGAGCATGCCGTCGCGGCCGAAGGCCGGCATCTGGCTGACCCGCGTTTCGTCATGGCCGGCGACGCGGACGCCATGGCGCAGCGTCTGCATGATCGCGTCGAGCGAACCGCCCCAGAGCCAGTCGTCATCGTTCAGATTGGGATAGCCCTTGCCCCCGGCACCGCCGACGCCGTGGCAGGCGGCGCAATTGTCGCCGAAGGCGGCCTTGCCCTGCGCCATCGCGATCTGGAACAGCGTCGGATCGGCCTTGATCTGGGCCGGCGTGGCGTCGGCCATGCCGGCGGCCAGCGCGGCGCGCTGGGCCTTGAGCTCGTTCATCTGCACGGTGATGTCCGAGCGGGTGGCATAGCCGAACACGCCCCTGGTGGCGTCGGTCAACAGCGGCCAGGCCGGGTAGACGATCCAGTAGCCGAAGGACCAGATGATGGTGGCGTAGAAAATGCCGAGCCACCAGCGCGGCAGAGGCGTGTTGAGCTCGCGGATGCCGTCCCATTCATGGCCGGTCGTGGCCTGGCCGGTGACGGCGTCGATATGGGCCGCGTGGATCTTGGGGACGTCGTGGTGCTGGTCCATCGTTCAGTCCTCGCGCAGCGGATTGAGCGCGGCTTCCTCGAAGCGGGCGCGGTTCTTCGGCCAGAAGGCGTAGAGGCAGACGCCGAGGAAGACGGCGACGAAGTAAAGGAGGCCGACGGACTGGGCGAAGCCGGCGAGCCAGTGATAGGTCGATTGCATCGTCGTCTCGCTCAGCGGATGTTGGCCTTGTCGTCGTAGAGCTTGAAGTCGACCAGCGTGCCGAGCGCCTGCAGATAGGCGATCAGGGCGTCGGCTTCGGTGATGCGCTGCGGGTCGCCGTCGAAATCGCGCGACTGCACCCGCGGATAGCGCTTCTCCAGGTCGGACTGGCCGGGATGCTCGGGCGTCGCCTGCGCCTTCAGGTCGCTCTGCGCCTGCGCGATCATGTCGTCGGTATAGGGTACGCCGCCGGCGCGGTTGGCGCGGAGCTCATCGGCGACGTCGCTAAAGGCGAGCTCGGTCTTCGCCAGGAAAGGATAACCCGGCATGATCGACTGAGGCACGACGGCGCGCGGCTCGGCGAGATGCGCCCGCTGCCATTCGTCGGAATACTTGCCGCCGACGCGGGCGAGGTCAGGCCCGGTGCGCTTGGAGCCCCACTGGAAGGGCTTGTCGTACATGCTCTCGGCCGCGAGCGAGTAATGCCCGTAGCGCTCGACCTCGTCGCGCAGCGGCCGTATCATCTGGCTGTGGCAGTTGTAGCAGCCCTCGCGGACATAGATCGCGCGGCCGGCGAGCTCGAGCGGGGTGTAGGGACGCATGCCCTGCACGGTCTCGATCGTGTTCTTCAGGTAGAAGAGCGGGGCGATCTCGACGAGACCGCCGACCGAGATCACCAGCAGCACGCCGATGACCAGGATGATCGAGTTGGTCTCGAAGATCTTGTGCTTGGCCCAGAGCGACCGGCGCGCGGGCTTGTGTTCGATGCTCGTCATTCCGGGAACTCCTCAGACGGCCATGGCCAGCGGCGCCGGCGCCTCGTCGGAGCGCGGCATCTCGGCCGCGCTTTCGGAGCGCACGGTCATCCAGAGGTTGAAGGCCATGATCAGCGCGCCGATCAGGAACAGGGCACCGCCCATCGCGCGGATCACATAGAAGGGGTGCATCGCCGCGACGGTCTCGATGAACGAGTATTCGAGGAAGCCGAGCGAGGTATAGGCGCGCCACATCAGGCCCTGGAGGATGCCGGAGACCCACATCGCCGAGATGTAGAAGACGATGCCGAGCGTCGAGATCCAGAAGTGCCAGCTCACCAGCTTGAGCGAATAGAGCCCCTTGCGGTTCCACAGCCAGGGCACGAGGCAGTAGATCGCGCCGAAGGAGATGTAGGCGACCCAGCCGAGCGCGCCGGAATGGACGTGGCCGATGGTCCAGTCGGTGTAGTGCGACAGGCCGTTGACTGCCTTGATCGACATCAGCGGCCCCTCGAAGGTCGACATGCCGTAGAAGGCGAGCGAGACCACCATCATCCGCAGCACGGGGTCGGTGCGCAGCCGGTCCCAGGCGCCCGAAAGGGTCATTATGCCGTTGATCATGCCACCCCAGGAGGGCATCCACAGCATGATCGAGAAGGTCATGCCCAGCGTCTGCGCCCAGTCGGGCAGCGCGGTGTAGTGGAGATGGTGGGGGCCCGCCCAGATGTAGATGAAGATCAGGGCCCAGAAATGGATGATCGAGAGCCGGTAGCTGTAGATCGGCCGCTCCGCGCGCTTCGGCACGAAGTAGTACACGATCGCGAGGAAGCCGGCGGTCAGGAAGAAGCCGACCGCGTTATGGCCGTACCACCACTGGAACATCGCATCCTGCACGCCCGACCAGAGGCCGTAGGACTTCGGCGACAGGATCGAGACCGGCACGGCGACGTTGTTGCCGATATGCAGGACGGCGATGGTCAGGATGAAGCCGAGATAGAACCAGTTCGCCACATAGATATGCGGCTCCTTGCGCTTCATCACCGTGCCGAGGAAGACCAGCAGGTAGACGACCCAGACGATGGTCAGCCAGAGGTCGGCATACCATTCCGGCTCGGCGTATTCCTTGCCCTGGGTGATGCCCAGCAGATAGCCGGTGCCGGCGATGACGATAAAGAGGTTGTAGCCGAGGACGACGAACCAGGGCGAAAGCGTGCCCGCCAGGCGCGCGCGACAGGTGCGCTGCACGACGTAGAAGGAGGTGCCGATCAGCACGTTGCCGCCGAAGGCGAAGATCACCGCCGAGGTGTGGAGCGGCCGCATCCGGCCGAAATTGATCCAGGGCAGATCGAAGTTGAGATCGGGGAAAGCCAGCTGGGAGGCGATGAGCAGCCCGACCGTGAAGCCGGCGATGCCCCAGACCATGGAGGCCACGGTCGCGAACTTGACCGGACCCATGTTGTAGTTCGGCTTGCCGTCGATCTCTTGCGGCTGGACCGCAGGCGAGTCGTCGAAGCAGCGGTTCGCGATCAGGATGACGCTGGCGGCAGCCGCCACGACGCCGATCATGGCGTGGAAGGCGTAGCCGGAATTCTCAGTCAGTGCCGCGATCAAGATCAGCGGCAGCACGCAGGCCGCTGCGATCAGCATGCCGATCATTTCGCCGACAGTCGCCTGCCTGACAGGGCTTGCCGTTGCCGTCACATTCGACTCCCGCTTCGTCGCCGGCGCATGAGCGCGCCATGAGAGGCAGGCTTAGCGAGCGGCCAGGAGCCGGGCGTTGATTCAGGTCAAGGGGAGCAGGCGGAAGGTTGCGGCGATAGGGCGCAGGCTCAGGCCGCGACCATGCTCATCCGCTCGGGGTTCATCACGCGCACGCCGCCCGGCACGATCAGAATCGTCTTATCCTTGGCGAGGCGGGTGAAGGTGCGGCTGACGGTCTCGATGGTCAGGCCAAGGAAGTCCGCGATGTCCTGCCGCGTCATCGGCAGCGGCACCGTGACCGAGGGCTTGCCGAGCCGCGCCCAGCGCTGCTGCATGCCGAGCAGGAAGCAGATCAGCTTCTCCTCAGCCGTGCGCCGGCCAAGCAGCATCATCTGCTCATGCGCCAGCGTGAGTTCATGCGTGGCGAACTCGTGGAGACGCTTCAGCAGATGCGGCTTGGCGTCGACCAGCGCCGTATAGGCGCCGCGCGAGAAGGCGCAGACCGCCACATCGCCAATCGCATCGGCCGAGAAGCCATAGGCATCGCGCATGGCAAGCCCGAGGAAATCCCCCGGCAGGGCGAAGCCGACGACCTGACGGCGACCGTCCGACAGCAGCTTGTAGAGGCGCACCACGCCAGCCGTGACATTGTAGACGGAGTGGGCCTCGCGCCCCTGCGTGAACAGCGTCTCACCGGAAGAGAAATGGGTGGGGTGCGCCAGGGATTCGAGCAGCGCCAGCTCATCGTCGGAGAGCGACGCACAGACGCTCACCAGGCGAACCATGCAGTTGCGGCAGTTGCCTTCGCCGCGGTTCGCAGCGCTACAGGCCGAAGGGTGACAGTTCACGATCGCATCTTCCCGCTTGTCGGAACGACCATAGCCGAGGCGAACAGGGCCACAAAGCACGCTTGCTACCGCAGCCGGCGAAATTGATCCAGATCAATGCGACAACATGGCCCCCGCAACCACCGTGCACCCCTGAAATTCGGGAGAGCCGCACGTGACCGGCGATGACATCTTCGAGGTCGCGCGCATCGCGCCGGCCGGAGCCGACGCCGTATACGGCCTCGTCGCCATGCTGCATCCGGAGGTGACGCCCGACGGCTGGGCCGCCTTCGTGCGCGAGCATTCGCGGGACGGGGCGCGGCCGCGCGGCGTCTTTGCGCTGCGCGATGCGCGCGGCATGCCGCATGCCCTGTTCACCTTCCGCGTCGCGCAGACGATCGAGGGGGGGACCGCGTTGGAAATCTCCGAACTTGCGATGCTGCGCCTGCCCGGGACGCATCTGGTCGATGCGATGCTGCGCTTCGCCAACCAGCTCGCTGTCGAGCTCGAGCTGCCGCGGATCGCGATCTCGCTGGAGCGTTCGGCCGCCTGGCCGCAGGACCGCGACGCGCTGCAGCGCTCGGGCTTCCAGGTCGACCGGGTGATGGTTCTGGGGCGGGCTCGCATGGAGCCCGCACGCTGGAATTGACCTGTCTCAATTCGGCGGAGCGCGGCTTCAGAGGGCGCTAAACCGGCCGGTCAGACCCGCTCCAGTGCGATGGCGATGCCCTGGCCGACGCCGATGCACATGGTGGCGAGCGCGCGCTGCTTGCCGGTCAGCGACAGTTCGAGCGCGGCCGTGCCGGCGATGCGGGCGCCGGACATGCCGAGTGGATGGCCGAGCGCGATCGCGCCGCCATTCGGGTTCACATGCGCCCCGTCCTCCGCGATGCCGAGCTCGCGCAGCACGGCGATGCCCTGGCTGGCGAAGGCCTCGTTGAGCTCGACCACGTCGAAATCGATCGGCTTCAGGCCCAGGCGCTCGCAGAGCCTGCGCGTCGCCGGGATCGGCCCCAGCCCCATCACCCGCGGCGCGACTCCACCCGCCGCACCACCGACGACGCGCACCAGCGGGGTCAGGCCATATTTGGCCGCGGCCTTCTCCGACGCGATGATCAGCGCCGCGGCACCGTCATTGACGCCGGATGCATTGCCGGCGGTAACGGTGCCGCCTTCCTTGCGGAAGGGTGTCGGCAGCTTGGCCAGCTTCTCCAGCGTGGTGTCGCCGCGCGGATGCTCGTCGATCTCGACACGGATCGGATCGCCCTTCCGCTGCGGGATCACGACCGGCACGATCTCCTTGCCAAGCCGGCCGTTCTGCTGCGCGGCGACAGCCTTCAGCTGCGAGCGCAGCGCGAAGGCGTCCTGATCGGCGCGGCTGACATTGCAATCGGCCGCGACGTTCTCGCCGGTCTCCGGCATGGAATCGACGCCGTACTGCGCCTTCATCAGCGGGTTGATGAAGCGCCAGCCGATGGTGGTGTCGTGGATCTCGGCATGGCGCGAGAAGGCGCTGTCGGCCTTCGGCAGCACGAAGGGCGCGCGCGACATGCTCTCGACGCCGCCGGCGATCATCAGTTCGGCCTCGCCCGCCCTGATCGCGCGCGCCGCCGTGATGACGGCGTCCATGCCCGATCCGCAAAGCCGGTTGATCGTCGTGCCCGGCACCTCCTTGGGCAGGCCTGCGAGCAGCAGCGACATGCGCGCGACGTTGCGGTTGTCCTCGCCCGCCTGATTGGCACAGCCGAAGATCACATCGTCGACCGCGCCGAAATCGACGCCTGAATGGCGCTCTACCAGGGCCTTTAGCGGCACGGCGCCGAGATCATCCGCGCGCACCGAGGACAGCGAGCCGCCGAAGCGGCCGATCGGCGTGCGGACATAGCCGCAGATGAAAGCTTCGCTCATCGTCGGGAACTTCCCCTGTGTCGCCGTGCACCAGGCCCGGCCGTCAGTCGGGTGTTCTCGCCGTCCCTCCCGGCTTTGTAAAGACGAAGCGGCGCGCGCCGGGCCCGCGCCGCCCGCCTCGTCTCACTTGCCCCAGCGCAGCGCCAACGGATCGAGCTCGCGAGCGAGCTCGATCAGCCCCTCGCGGGTCTTCGGATGCAGCGGGGTCAGCGGATGGCGGACGGCTTCCGACCTGATGACGCCGCCCTCCTTCATCACCGCCTTGGCCGAGCGCAGGCCGCATTGCCGGTTCTCGTAATTGATGATCGGCAGGACGCGGGCATAGAGCGCCGCCGCCTGCTTGCGGTCCCCAGCGGCATGCGCGGCCAGGATCGGCTTGATCAGGTCCGGGATCATCGCCGATGTCATCGTGCCGGTGGCGCCGGCGTCGAGATCGGCCATCAGTGTGATCGCCTCCTCGCCATCGAAGGGGCCGACGACGGCCGCGCCGCCCGCCTCGATCAGCGCGCGCAGCTTGTTGGCCGTGCCGGGAACCTCGATCTTGAAGTAGCGGACGAGCGGCACCTCCTTCGCCAGCCTGATCATGAAGGGCACGGTCATGGTGACGCCGGAGAGCGGCGCGTCCTGCAGGATGATTGGAATACCGCAGGCATCAGCGACGGCCTTGAAGTGCTCGATCATGCCCTGCTCGTCGGCCTTGAGCAGCGCGCCGTGATAGGGCGGCATCATCATCAGCATCTTGGCGCCGGCCTCGGCCGCAGCCTTGGCGCGGGCCGCGGCGATGCGCGTCGAAAAATGCGAGGTCGTGACGATGACCGGGACGCGGCCGGCGACCTGCTCGATCGAGAGCCGCATCACCTGATCTCGCTCCTCGTCGGTGAGCAGGAACTGCTCCGAGAAGTTGGCGAGGATGCAGATGCCGTCGACGCCCTGATCGACCATCAGGTCCATGACGCGCTTGTTGCCCTCGCTATCGAGGTCGCCATTGTCGTGGAAGATGGTCGGCGCGATCGGCAGAATGCCCTTGTAGGGTTCGGTCATAGCGTCATCTCGCATGGCGGACAGGGTGGGATTCGAACAGGTGGTACGGCCGTCAGACGGTGCTGGCGGCCCTGGTGCCGCGCAGGCGGCGGGCGACGCTGCCGACGAGCGGCAGCACCAGCAGTGCGAGCCCGATCGTCATCAAAGTCGAGACCAACGGGTTTGACCAGAAGATCGAGAGCGAGCCCTGGCTGAAGATCATCGACTGGCGGAAAGCGTCCTCGGCCTTGTCGCCGATGACCATGGCGAGCACCAGCGGCGCAATCGGATAGTCGAGCTTCTTGAAGACGTAGCCGACCAATCCGAAGATCAGCGCGAGCCAGATGTCGAATTCCTTGCTCGCGGCGGTGTAGGCGCCGATGAAGCAGATCACCACGATGATCGGCCCGATGATCGAGAAGGGGATGCGCAGGATCGAGGCGAAGAGCGGCACCGTCGCCAGCACGATCACCACTGCGACGACATTGCCGAGATACATCGAGGCGATCAGGCCCCAGACGAAATCCGGCCGGTCGGTGAAGAGCGTCGGGCCGGGATTGAGGCCCCAGATCATCAGGCCGCCCATCATCACCGCCGCCGTCGCCGAGCCGGGGATGCCGAGCGCCAGCATCGGCAGCATGGCGGAGGAGCCGGCGGCATGGTCGGCCGTCTCCGGCGCGATCACGCCCTCGGGCTCGCCCTTGCCGAACTTCGCGGGGTGGCGCGAGGAGCGCTTCGCCATGGCGTAGCTCATGAAGGAGGCCGCGGTCGGCCCGCCGGGCGTGATGCCCATCCAGATGCCGATCAGCGAGGAGCGCAGCAAAGCGAGCCAGTAGCGCGGCAGCTTCGCGGCGGTGCGCAGCACATCGCTGATGCGGACCTTGGCGGCGACACCCTCGAACCGCAGCCCCTCCTCCATGGTCAGCAGCAATTCGCCAATGCCGAAGAGGCCGATGACCGCGATCAGGAAGCTGACGCCGGCGAGCAGCACGTCGAACTCGAAGGTGAGGCGGACATTGCCCGAGACCGAGTCCATGCCGATGGTGGCGAGCGCGAAGCCGATCGCCATCGACACCACCGTCTTGAAGGGCGAGGCGCCGCCGAGCCCGATGAAGCTCGCGAAGGTCATGAAGTAGACGGCGAAATACTCGGGCGATGAGAAGCGCAGCGCGAATTTCGCGACCCAGCCGGAGAGCAGCGTGATCAGGATGACACCGGCCATGGCGCCGAAGCCGGCGGAGAGAAAGGCGAAGGAGAGCGCTTCGGTCGCCTTGCCCTGCTTGGCCATGGGGTGGCCGTCGAAGGTCGTGGCCACGGATGAGGGCTCGCCGGGGATGTTGAACAGGATCGAGGTGGTCGAGCCACCGAAGAGCGCGCCCCAATAGAGCGAGGTCAGCAGGATGATCGCCGAGACCGGGTCCATCGAGAAGGTCAACGGCAGCAGCAGCGAAACGCCGTTGGGAGCGCCGAGCCCCGGCAGCACGCCGACGAGCACGCCGAGGAGCACGCCCGCCATCATCAGCAGGATATGATGCGTGGTGAGCGCGACCGAGAAGCCGTGCATCAGGTTGGCGACGTTGTCCATGCGCGGTTCCCTGCCGGCTTAGAGGCTGTTAGTGACCATGAACAAGATCTGGGCGTCGGCGATTTTGCCCGAATGCCAGGAGCTTGGCGCGGCCAAGCCTTGCGGTTTGGCCGCGACGAGTGACACCGCAGTCGGGCAAAAGCGCCACGCCGCTTTGCGGTGAGGTGAAACCGTCCGACTGCTGCGTCGCATCGCTTGCCGATGCTGCAGTATGGGCTGCGCAATGCTCCTGGCATTCGGACGGTTTGACCTCACCCAGACCTTGTTCATGGTCACTAACAGCCTCTAAAGGCCGATGAGCGGCTCGATCGGGCCCTTGAGCAGGCCGATCTGGAAGAATTTTTCGAGAGCGAAGTAGAAGAACGCCGCCGTCGCGAAGGCCGTGACAAGGCTCGGCAGCCAGCCATATCGACCCTGGAAGCGCATCGCGAAGACGAGATAGAGGATCGTCGCGACATACATGCCGAGCGTGGCGCTCAGCACGACGAAGGCGGTGAGCGGCAACAGAAAGGCGAGCACGCGCTTGCCGCGCTCGGCGTCGAGGAAAGCTTCGGCGAGCGCCGCCTTGCCGGAGACGCGCTGGCCCACCGTCATCGCCAGCGTGCCCAGGCTCGCCAGCGCGATCAGCGCTCCTGCATAGAAAGGAAAGGCGCCGGGCTGCGGCCCAGACGAATCCCAGCCGATGCCGAATTCCAGCGAGCCCTTCACGATAACGAGCCCGAAGACGAGCGTCAGGATCGCCGTCGCGATTTCAGCCCAGAAGCGGGTGATCATGCGGTGGGTTCCTCTTGTCGGAGCGCTCGGAAAGCACCGCGTCATTCCGGACGCAGCGAAGCGGAGATCCGGAATCCATCATCGGGCGCAGCGGCCTTCGATGGATCCCGGGGCGGCCGAGGGCCGCCCGGGATGACGGACAGGTTCGGTATCCTATTCGACCGGGGGCCTTACTTGGCGACCCAGCCTTCGTTCTCGAAGACCTTCTTGTTCGCGGCCTCGTCCTTGGCGACGAAATCGGCGAGCTCCTTGCCCTTCATGAACTTGCCGGTCTGGGCGGTGCGCTGCACGAATTCCTGCCATTCCGGCGTCTTGGAGACCTTCTCCAGCAGGTCGGCGTAGTAGGAGACGGCATCGGCCGGTACGTCGGCCGGCAGCCAGACGGTGCGCGGCATCTGGAAGGTCTCGAGCGGCAGGCCGGCCTCCTTGCAGGTCGGGATGTCGCCCCAGCCCTTGCCCTCGAAGACCGGATCGCTCTTGGCGAGCCGGACCGGCGAGAAGACGCAGAGCGGCTTGACCTGCCCGGCCTTCCACTGGCCGATGTTCTCGTTCGGGTTGTTGGTATTGGAGTCGATGTGGCCGCCGGCGAGCTGGACCGCCGCGGCGCTGCCACCCTGGAACGGCACGTAGATCCACTTCGCGCCGGTTGCGTCCTGGATCATCGAGGTCAGGGTCTGGTCAGTGTCCTTGGACTGGCTGCCGCCCATCTTGAAGCCCATGGGCTTCGCCTTCACCGCCTCGATATAGCTCTTGGCATCGGCATAGGGCGCATCGCCCTTGACCCAGATCAGGAACTCGTCGAGCGCGAGAGCCGCAACCGGCGTCAGGTCCGAGAACTTGTAGCCGAGCTTGGCGACATAGGGCAGCAGATAGGCGTTGTTGGTGCCGAAGATGACGCGGTTAGGATCGCCCTTGGCGCCCTTGCCGTAGACATAGCCCTCGGCGCCGGAGCCGCCGCCCTTGTTCACCACCACGATCGGCTGCTCGGTGAATTTGTGCTTGGTGATGATCGACTGGATGACGCGGGCGAAATTGTCGGTGCCACCGCCCGCGCCCGAGGTCACGACGAACTCGATCGGCTTGGTCGGCTCCCAGGCCTGCGCCGCACCGATGCCGCCGAGCGCAAGCGCGCCGGCGAGCACGGCCGAGATGGCAATGGTCTTCATGGTGATATTTCTCCCTAGGATTTGGATTTTGTGATGCCGCTCTTATTGGCGGCTTCATTGAAACCGGCTGAAGTCAGGCCGCAGCGCGTGCCCTGGCCTTTCCGTCCTGAGCCATCTTGATGGCGAGCGAGAGCGCGGCGCGGGTAGCGCCGAGATTGGCGATGCCCTTGCCGGCGATCTCATAGGCGGTGCCATGGGCCGGCGTGCAGATCGGGAAAGGGAAGCCGCCGATCAGGGTAACGCCGCGATCAAAGCCGATCAGCTTCATCGCGATCTGGCCCTGGTCGTGATACATTGTGAGCACGGCGTCGAAATCGCCGTTCTTCGCCCTCAGGAAGACGGTATCGGACGGGAACGGCCCCTCGACGGTGAAGCCCTTGGCCTTGGCCGCGGCGACTGCCGGCTCGATCGTCTCGATCTCGTCACGGCCGAAATTGCCGCCGTCGCCGGCATGCGGGTTGATGCCCGCGACCGCGATGCGCGGCGGGTTGAAGCCGGCCGCCCGCAGATTGGCGTCCGCCAGCGTCAGCGCGCGCAGGATGCGCTCCTGGGTGATGTTCTTCGCTACCTCGGACAGCGGGATATGCGAGGTGACGCGGGCGTTCCAGAGCTTGTCCAGAATGTTGAACTCACTCGCCGCCCCGTCGAAGCCGATGGCGTCGCGCACGAAGCGGATCTCGTCGTCATAGCCCGGATAGGCGAAGCGCATCGCCGCCTTGTTGAAGGGCGTGAAGAACACCGCATCGGCCTTGCCGGAGGCGGCGAACTGCAGCG
It includes:
- a CDS encoding 4-hydroxythreonine-4-phosphate dehydrogenase PdxA; the encoded protein is MNERMNEALPVIAVAMGDPSGISPELTARILSEADLRAAARYVVFGDKRLLDLGIEDGGADPQVQVVKDGDALPLGDKPVFVDLANHDPADLQRGKATLAGGKAATENFRRALQFAASGKADAVFFTPFNKAAMRFAYPGYDDEIRFVRDAIGFDGAASEFNILDKLWNARVTSHIPLSEVAKNITQERILRALTLADANLRAAGFNPPRIAVAGINPHAGDGGNFGRDEIETIEPAVAAAKAKGFTVEGPFPSDTVFLRAKNGDFDAVLTMYHDQGQIAMKLIGFDRGVTLIGGFPFPICTPAHGTAYEIAGKGIANLGATRAALSLAIKMAQDGKARARAAA
- a CDS encoding tripartite tricarboxylate transporter TctB family protein; this encodes MITRFWAEIATAILTLVFGLVIVKGSLEFGIGWDSSGPQPGAFPFYAGALIALASLGTLAMTVGQRVSGKAALAEAFLDAERGKRVLAFLLPLTAFVVLSATLGMYVATILYLVFAMRFQGRYGWLPSLVTAFATAAFFYFALEKFFQIGLLKGPIEPLIGL
- a CDS encoding tripartite tricarboxylate transporter substrate-binding protein; translation: MKTIAISAVLAGALALGGIGAAQAWEPTKPIEFVVTSGAGGGTDNFARVIQSIITKHKFTEQPIVVVNKGGGSGAEGYVYGKGAKGDPNRVIFGTNNAYLLPYVAKLGYKFSDLTPVAALALDEFLIWVKGDAPYADAKSYIEAVKAKPMGFKMGGSQSKDTDQTLTSMIQDATGAKWIYVPFQGGSAAAVQLAGGHIDSNTNNPNENIGQWKAGQVKPLCVFSPVRLAKSDPVFEGKGWGDIPTCKEAGLPLETFQMPRTVWLPADVPADAVSYYADLLEKVSKTPEWQEFVQRTAQTGKFMKGKELADFVAKDEAANKKVFENEGWVAK